One genomic window of Conger conger chromosome 7, fConCon1.1, whole genome shotgun sequence includes the following:
- the slc25a14 gene encoding brain mitochondrial carrier protein 1: MDNLNWKPFIYGGMASIVAEFGTFPIDLTKTRLQVQGQSQCMEIRYRGMFHALLRIGREEGVRALYSGISPALLRQASYGTIKIGTYNTLKKLFVSRPEDETMVINVFCGVLSGVLSSSLANPTDVLKIRMQAQGHLLQGSMMANFMNIYQQEGTRGLWRGVIPTAQRAAIVVGVELPVYDITKKHLILSGIMGDTIYTHFISSFACGLAGALASNPVDVVRTRMMNQRVLAGNPLYKGTLDGLMKTWRNEGFFALYKGFWPNWLRLGPWNIIFFITFEQLKKLPL; the protein is encoded by the exons ATGGACAATCTTAACTGGAAACCGTTCATCTATGGAGGGATGGCCTCTATCGTCGCAGAGTTTG GTACCTTCCCCATCGACCTGACGAAGACGCGGCTGCAGGTGCAGGGGCAGTCCCAGTGCATGGAGATCCGGTACCGGGGCATGTTCCACGCGCTGCTGCGGATCGGCCGGGAGGAGGGCGTCCGGGCCCTGTACTCCGG gatttctcctgctctcctgcgtCAGGCTTCGTATGGCACCATTAAGATCGGCACCTACAACACCCTGAAGAAGCTGTTCGTCAGCCGGCCGGAAG ATGAGACCATGGTCATCAATGTGTTCTGTGGGGTTTTGTCTGGAGTCTTGTCGTCCTCTTTAGCCAACCCAACTGATGTCCTAAAG ATCCGCATGCAGGCCCAGGGTCACCTCCTCCAGGGCAGCATGATGGCCAACTTCATGAACATCTACCAGCAGGAGGGCACACGTGGGCTCTGGAGG GGCGTAATCCCGACGGCACAGAGGGCAGCGATCGTGGTGGGGGTGGAGCTTCCCGTCTATGACATCACCAAGAAGCACCTGATCCTATCGGGCATCATGGGggacaccatatacacacacttcat TTCCAGTTTTGCGTGTGGCCTGGCGGGGGCGCTGGCCTCGAACCCGGTGGACGTGGTGCGCACACGCATGATGAACCAACGCGTGCTGGCGGGGAACCCCCTGTACAAGGGCACCCTGGACGGGCTGATGAAGACCTGGAGAAACGAGGGGTTCTTCGCCCTCTACAAGGGCTTCTGGCCCAACTGGCTGCGTCTCGGGCCCTGGAACATCATC TTCTTCATCACCTTCGAGCAGCTGAAGAAGCTTCCTTTATAA